The Abditibacteriota bacterium genome includes a region encoding these proteins:
- a CDS encoding alpha/beta hydrolase, producing MRMLLLVLAAALLLCAGAFAQEIKTEKNVVYGQGGGHDLIMHVTEVDDGVDFKPAMVCIHGGGWAGGEPDAMLGMAEGMAKIGFKCFSIQYRLTGEAKWPAQIIDCKTAVRHIRANAKKYNINPNRIGAMGHSAGGHLCCMLGVLKPGEYEGVEHPAVSSQIQGVVNYCGPEDFGYYLTLTHLPPPISIRDDALGWLFDGTPEGRDYWIPEASPITHVSRASAPHLLIHGTTDDLVWYRQAEPYRDRLRACGVRCDWVLVEGGWHIIDNYDIWPDITKFCKEVFFK from the coding sequence ATGAGAATGCTTCTTTTGGTATTGGCGGCAGCGCTCCTCCTTTGCGCGGGAGCCTTTGCCCAGGAGATAAAGACAGAGAAAAACGTGGTTTACGGACAGGGCGGCGGACATGACCTCATCATGCACGTCACCGAAGTTGACGACGGCGTGGACTTCAAGCCCGCCATGGTGTGCATCCACGGCGGCGGCTGGGCCGGAGGCGAGCCCGACGCCATGCTGGGCATGGCCGAGGGTATGGCCAAGATAGGCTTCAAGTGCTTCAGCATCCAGTACCGGCTCACGGGAGAGGCCAAGTGGCCCGCCCAGATCATAGACTGCAAGACCGCGGTGCGCCATATCAGGGCCAACGCCAAAAAATACAATATCAATCCGAACCGCATAGGGGCCATGGGCCATTCTGCCGGGGGGCACCTCTGCTGCATGCTGGGCGTTCTGAAGCCCGGGGAATATGAAGGAGTGGAGCATCCCGCCGTATCCTCGCAGATACAGGGAGTAGTGAACTACTGCGGCCCCGAGGACTTCGGCTACTATCTGACCCTCACCCATCTGCCCCCTCCCATCAGCATCCGGGACGACGCCCTGGGCTGGCTCTTTGACGGCACTCCCGAGGGCAGAGACTACTGGATACCGGAGGCAAGCCCCATCACCCACGTGTCCAGAGCCTCGGCTCCCCACCTGCTCATCCACGGCACCACCGACGACCTGGTGTGGTACCGGCAGGCGGAGCCCTACCGGGACAGGCTGAGAGCCTGCGGCGTCCGCTGCGACTGGGTACTGGTGGAGGGCGGCTGGCACATCATAGACAACTATGACATCTGGCCGGATATAACCAAATTCTGCAAGGAAGTATTTTTCAAATAA
- a CDS encoding alpha/beta hydrolase, with translation MLKLILLILLVTAGLAACAQEIKTERNVVYGQAGGHDLIMHVTEVDDGGDFKPAMVCIHGGGWSAGDPESMLAWAGEMAKIGFKCFSIQYRLTGEAKWPAQIEDCKRAVRHIRANARKYGVNPNRIGAFGHSAGGTLCCALGTLKPGEYEGEERPAVSSQVQGVVNYCGRESFFAPISDAVYARLFDGTPEGRDYWVPEASPLTHVSRASAPHMLIHGTADDVVLYKPSETYRDRLLERGVRCEWLLVEGGWHIIDNYDVWPDIGRFCREVFFK, from the coding sequence ATGTTAAAGCTCATACTCCTGATACTGCTGGTGACGGCAGGCCTTGCCGCCTGCGCTCAGGAGATAAAGACCGAGAGGAACGTGGTGTACGGGCAGGCGGGCGGACACGACCTCATCATGCACGTGACCGAGGTGGACGACGGCGGGGACTTCAAGCCCGCCATGGTGTGCATCCACGGCGGCGGCTGGTCCGCCGGCGACCCGGAGTCCATGCTGGCCTGGGCCGGGGAGATGGCAAAGATAGGCTTCAAATGCTTCAGCATACAGTACCGGCTCACGGGCGAGGCCAAATGGCCCGCCCAGATAGAGGACTGCAAAAGGGCGGTGCGCCATATCAGGGCCAACGCCCGGAAATATGGCGTAAACCCCAACCGCATAGGGGCCTTCGGCCATTCAGCAGGAGGCACCCTCTGCTGCGCCCTGGGCACCCTGAAGCCCGGGGAATACGAGGGAGAGGAGCGCCCCGCCGTGTCCTCACAGGTGCAGGGCGTGGTGAACTACTGCGGACGGGAAAGCTTTTTCGCCCCCATCAGCGACGCCGTATACGCCAGGCTGTTTGACGGCACGCCCGAGGGCAGAGACTACTGGGTCCCGGAGGCCAGCCCCCTGACCCACGTGTCCAGAGCCTCGGCTCCCCATATGCTCATCCATGGCACTGCCGACGACGTGGTCCTCTACAAGCCGTCGGAGACCTACAGGGACAGGCTGCTGGAGCGCGGCGTCCGCTGCGAATGGCTCCTGGTGGAGGGAGGCTGGCACATCATAGACAACTATGACGTGTGGCCGGATATCGGCCGCTTCTGCCGGGAAGTGTTCTTCAAATAA
- a CDS encoding phenylacetate--CoA ligase — MKYFNYNRECMPREELEKLQLERLRRQVNSAYINVPMYRERFDKIGLKPDDVNSLADLARIPFTVKDDFREQYPYGMFAVPFSDIVRIHASSGTTGKPVVNGYTNQDIANWGECMARTLCGGGADSNDVVHVSYGYGLFTGGLGAHEGSHRLGCTTLPVSSGNTKRQIQLIQDFGSTVVCCTPSYLLQIIETAAAQGIDPRTLPIKRAFLGAEPWTKAMREDIEKKLDCKAYDIYGMTELMGPGVAFECTEQDGLHVNEDMFIPEIIDPHTGEVLPEGEKGELVFTCINSRAIPLLRYRTRDITSLTREECGCGRTLARIKRLMGRTDDMLIIRGVNVFPTQIETVLVNVEGIEPQYQIILDRDGTVLDNLEIRVEVSSDIPFDEIKVLEKLQKKLQSELHSAIGLNPKITLVEPFTLERSAGKAKRVIDRRDLYGK; from the coding sequence ATGAAATATTTTAACTACAACCGAGAATGCATGCCCAGGGAGGAGCTGGAAAAGCTGCAGCTGGAAAGGCTCAGGAGGCAGGTCAACAGCGCCTATATCAACGTGCCCATGTACAGAGAGCGCTTTGACAAGATCGGCCTCAAGCCCGACGACGTCAATTCCCTGGCAGACCTGGCCCGTATACCCTTCACAGTCAAGGACGACTTCAGGGAGCAGTATCCCTACGGCATGTTTGCGGTGCCCTTTTCCGACATAGTCCGCATCCACGCCTCCTCCGGCACCACCGGCAAGCCCGTGGTCAACGGCTACACCAACCAGGATATAGCCAACTGGGGCGAGTGTATGGCCCGCACTCTGTGCGGCGGCGGCGCCGACAGCAATGACGTGGTCCACGTGTCCTACGGCTACGGACTCTTTACCGGCGGTCTGGGCGCCCACGAGGGCAGCCACAGGCTGGGCTGCACCACCCTGCCCGTCAGCAGCGGCAACACCAAGAGGCAGATACAGCTGATACAGGACTTTGGCTCCACAGTCGTCTGCTGCACCCCCAGCTATCTGCTCCAGATCATCGAAACGGCGGCCGCTCAGGGCATAGACCCCAGGACGCTCCCCATCAAGCGGGCCTTTCTGGGCGCGGAGCCCTGGACCAAGGCCATGCGGGAAGACATAGAGAAAAAGCTTGATTGCAAGGCCTACGACATCTACGGCATGACCGAGCTGATGGGCCCCGGCGTCGCCTTTGAGTGCACCGAGCAGGACGGCCTCCACGTCAACGAGGATATGTTCATACCCGAGATCATCGACCCCCACACGGGAGAGGTGCTGCCCGAGGGCGAAAAGGGCGAGCTGGTGTTTACCTGCATCAATTCCAGAGCCATACCTCTCCTGAGATACCGCACCAGAGACATCACTAGCCTGACCAGAGAGGAGTGCGGCTGCGGACGGACCCTGGCCAGGATCAAGCGCCTCATGGGCCGCACCGACGACATGCTCATCATCCGGGGCGTCAACGTGTTCCCCACCCAGATAGAAACGGTGCTGGTGAACGTGGAGGGCATAGAGCCCCAGTATCAGATCATTCTGGACAGGGACGGCACGGTGCTGGACAATCTGGAGATACGGGTAGAGGTGTCCTCGGATATACCCTTTGACGAGATCAAGGTATTGGAGAAGCTGCAGAAGAAGCTGCAGAGCGAGCTGCATTCCGCCATCGGCCTGAATCCCAAGATCACCCTGGTGGAGCCCTTTACCCTGGAACGGTCCGCGGGCAAAGCCAAGCGGGTCATTGACCGCCGGGATCTGTACGGCAAATAG
- a CDS encoding alpha/beta hydrolase translates to MIKLILLALLPAALLLCTGAFAQEIKTERNVVYGQAGGHDLIMHITEVEDGGDFKPAMVCIHGGGWVAGEPEGMLGWAGEMAKIGFKCFTIQYRLTGEAKWPAQIEDCKKAVRHIRANARKYGIDPNRIGAFGHSAGGHISCMLGVLKPGEFEGEEHPAVSSQVQGVVNYCGPENMAAFMTDGLYDNLFGGAPGSDNRTAEADPNAHVSRASAPHILIHGTIDDLVPWQPSEPYRDRLRACGVRCDWLLVEGGWHIIDNYDIWPEIRKFCREVFFK, encoded by the coding sequence ATGATAAAACTGATACTGTTGGCGCTGTTGCCGGCGGCGCTCTTACTCTGTACGGGAGCCTTTGCTCAGGAGATAAAGACCGAGAGGAACGTGGTGTACGGGCAGGCCGGCGGCCACGACCTCATCATGCACATAACGGAGGTCGAGGACGGCGGGGACTTCAAGCCCGCCATGGTGTGCATCCACGGCGGCGGCTGGGTGGCCGGCGAGCCGGAGGGCATGCTGGGCTGGGCCGGGGAAATGGCCAAAATAGGCTTCAAGTGCTTCACCATACAGTACCGGCTCACGGGGGAGGCCAAATGGCCCGCCCAGATAGAGGACTGCAAAAAAGCCGTGCGCCATATTAGGGCCAACGCCCGGAAATACGGCATCGACCCCAACCGCATAGGGGCCTTCGGCCATTCCGCCGGCGGGCACATCTCCTGCATGCTGGGCGTACTGAAGCCGGGAGAATTCGAAGGGGAGGAGCATCCCGCCGTGTCCTCGCAGGTGCAGGGCGTGGTGAACTACTGCGGTCCGGAGAATATGGCCGCCTTTATGACGGACGGCCTGTATGACAATCTCTTCGGCGGCGCCCCGGGGAGCGACAACAGGACCGCCGAGGCAGACCCTAACGCCCACGTATCCCGGGCCTCCGCCCCTCACATCCTGATACACGGCACCATCGACGATCTGGTGCCCTGGCAGCCGTCGGAGCCCTACAGGGACAGGCTGCGGGCCTGCGGAGTGCGCTGCGACTGGCTCCTGGTGGAGGGGGGCTGGCATATCATAGACAACTATGACATCTGGCCGGAGATCCGCAAGTTCTGCCGGGAAGTATTTTTCAAATAA